One Melitaea cinxia chromosome 20, ilMelCinx1.1, whole genome shotgun sequence DNA segment encodes these proteins:
- the LOC123663444 gene encoding clavesin-1-like, which yields MSATKYSHPFLNGLKPLPEGYDDELQQIREWMKSQSHLPYISDEYVFLFLHSNYYKVKETKDTIECYFTLRNSSPDLFSNRDPLLPKNKTILDITHMIALPKLSPEGYHILLYRLSDTDYSKLNFADAVRVFCMFNDVKLSEDRLSEGYIVIFDMRGCSLGHLTRVTLPALRTFMQYIQSAHPCRLKKIHVVHTVSFINQVMCLVKPLIHSNLLNLLHFSSEGPESAVDLECLPEDYGGPQPPVKQLHEEQRKNMENNYRDWLIESEIFKVDEKKRIKKPSKGMFASFTSSFKSLDID from the exons ATGTCGGCCACGAAATATTCCCATCCATTTCTGAATGGCTTAAAGCCGCTTCCGGAAGGTTATGATGACGAGCTGCAGCAAATACGAGAATG gatgAAAAGTCAATCACATTTGCCATACATATCCGACGAGTATGTGTTTCTGTTTCTGCATTCAAATTACTACAAGGTGAAAGAGACGAAAGACACCATAGAATGCTACTTTACTTTGAGGAACAGTTCGCCTGATCTATTTTCCAATCGTGATCCTTTGTTGCCGAAGAACAAAACTATATTGGATATAAC ACATATGATAGCTCTTCCCAAGTTATCGCCCGAGGGTTACCATATTCTACTTTACCGCCTCTCAGATACGGACTACAGCAAGTTGAACTTCGCCGATGCTGTGCGCGTGTTCTGCATGTTTAATGACGTTAAACTGTCCGAGGATCGGCTCTCCGAGGGCTACATTGTCATCTTCGATATGAGAGGCTGCAGTTTGGGACATTTGACTAGAGTCACGCTGCCCGCGTTGAGAACGTTTATGCAATACATTCAG AGCGCGCACCCATGTCGTCTAAAGAAGATCCACGTGGTGCACACGGTGTCCTTTATCAACCAGGTCATGTGTCTCGTCAAACCTCTCATACACTCCAATCTCTTGAACCTCCTCCACTTCTCTTCGGAAGGGCCAGAATCAGCAGTCGATCTGGAATGCCTGCCAGAAGACTATGGTGGTCCACAACCGCCTGTAAAACAATTACATGAAGAACAACGGAAGAACATGGAAAACAATTACCGGGATTGGTTGATCGAGTCGGAAATTTTTAAAGTCGATGAGAAGAAGCGTATCAAAAAGCCAAGCAAGGGCATGTTCGCCAGTTTTACGAGTAGCTTTAAGAGTTTAGACATCGACTGA
- the LOC123663734 gene encoding uncharacterized protein LOC123663734 codes for IPRLSVQRIDSKLIERKRQDTLEICRIFNEENKRGLNAEKNLRYRNKRNVNNNELGNTNLKQEDLVRVEQIVDKLYDDLDSTTVAYRRRVLIDVSKEKNSTENVNRRYNFAPAQLQGSVEHKNEQEKVLSQPHLIKIPWIKKWSDGIVPFFIDSRTYDSFLVGIILKAFDYIEKTTCIRLQRLREKPTDKKSMQNVEWLYITNPSGIRQCVHTNERKPNSGVQVVVFGYDCLSQGEITHEIMHILGFSHEHTRPDRDRYITIMWENIKPGYKKYFDVGKEDYLSNLPYDYNSVLHYPPRAFSKNGQVTIVTESGTKIGQRDGFSELDVEKIRMIYGEVCVQRNINYLFKTCKSASEANYKETKTLTEEEIKQYFKDRIWPYGIINFKFKDETEFTAEERENIKAAINHIQKETCIEFRDINTEDRDNNEVDDEVDNDVDESTKGQKLIYIKENIPLTDVNVEKENMKLTNDDDTPKFANTDLENEPDDVKLLQVAEGLKENVKKVKIPLPQSSSRRHAENVIILKRSTEPGCKCPPSGRPNGTKIFTISTDCFNSVNDLLHLFVHILGLDHQHNMYDRDKYLYINWDNMSPEIQKEMQKTLPPAATAGFAYDYQSVMHYPWMQIKDGVTNTMYPVWNDGWTMGNWQGLSWADVQKINRIYKEQCDNAKISE; via the exons ATTCCAAGGTTAAGTGTTCAAAGGA tcgacAGCAAACTTATCGAAAGAAAACGACAAGATACACTAGAAATATGTCGCATTTTCAACGAAGAAAACAAACGCGGTCTGAATGCTGAAAAGAATTTGAGgtatagaaataaaagaaaCGTAAATAACAATGAACTAGGAAATACAAATCTGAAACAAGAAGATTTGGTAAGAGTAGAACAAATCGTTGACAAACTGTACGATGATTTAGATTCGACTACAGTGGCTTACCGACGAAGAGTATTAATTGATGTGAGTAAAGAAAaa AATTCTACCGAAAATGTAAATCGAAGATACAATTTTGCACCAGCGCAATTACAGGGATCTGTGGAGCATAAAAATGAACAGGAAAAAGTCCTTTCACAGCCGCATCTGATTAAAATACCATGGATTAAAAAATGGAGTGATGGCATCGTGCCTTTTTTTATCGATTCTAGAACGTATG ACTCGTTTTTAGTAGGAATAATTCTTAAGGCTTTTGATTATATTGAAAAGACAACATGTATCCGCCTTCAGCGGCTTCGGGAGAAACCAACAGATAAGAAGTCCATGCAAAATGTTGAATGGCTCTACATCACAAATCCGTCTGGTATACGACAGTGCGTCCATACAAATGAACGTAAACCCAATTCTGGAGTCCAG GTGGTTGTATTTGGCTATGATTGTCTATCTCAAGGAGAAATTACACACGAGATAATGCACATTTTGGGTTTTTCTCATGAACATACACGTCCTGACAGAGATCGTTACATTACTATAATGTGGGAAAATATTAAACCTG GCTACAAGAAATATTTTGATGTCGGGAAAGAGGATTATCTATCCAACCTTCCCTATGACTATAACAGCGTTCTTCACTATCCACCTCGagcattttctaaaaatggacAAGTGACCATAGTGACAGAG tcAGGTACAAAAATCGGTCAACGAGACGGTTTCAGTGAATTGGATGTAGAAAAAATCCGCATGATATACGGAGAAGTATGTGTACAAAGGAATATAAACTACTTATTCAAGACATGTAAATCTGCCTCAGAAGCAAACTACAAAGAAACGAAAACTTTGACTgaagaagaaataaaacaatacttcAAGGACAGAATATGGCCTTATGGaatcataaattttaagtttaaagatGAAACAGAATTCA CTGCAGAAGAAAGAGAAAATATAAAAGCAGCAATTAATCACATCCAGAAAGAAACTTGTATTGAATTTAGAGATATTAATACAGAAGATAGAGATAACAACGAAGTTGATGATGAAGTCGACAACGATGTTGATGAATCTACTAAGGGTCAAAAACTCatatacataaaagaaaatattccaCTTACTGATGTGAATGTAGAAAaggaaaatatgaaattaactaatgatgatgatactccTAAATTTGCTAATACAGACTTGGAAAATGAACCTGATGATG taaaactgtTGCAAGTTGCAGAAGGcttaaaagaaaatgttaaGAAAGTTAAAATACCTCTTCCTCAATCGTCCTCGAGACGACACGCTGAAAATGTAATCATCTTAAAACGTTCAACAGAACCAGGTTGCAAATGTCCACCTTCTGGCAGGCCAAATGGAACCAAG ATCTTTACCATTAGCACAGATTGTTTCAACTCTGTAAATGACTTACTCCATCTTTTTGTCCATATACTGGGATTAGACCACCAGCATAACATGTACGACcgagacaaatatttgtatattaattggGATAATATGAGTCCAG aaatacaaaaagaaatgcAAAAGACTCTACCGCCTGCAGCAACGGCAGGGTTCGCCTATGATTATCAAAGCGTTATGCATTATCCCTGGATGCAGATCAAGGATGGTGTT